One genomic segment of Primulina tabacum isolate GXHZ01 chromosome 9, ASM2559414v2, whole genome shotgun sequence includes these proteins:
- the LOC142555092 gene encoding eukaryotic translation initiation factor 2 subunit beta isoform X1, protein MRPPQVLREGTKKTVFVNFMDLCKTYIITSVGKIYLIVDLISLWMRRQPEHVMTFLLAEMGTSGSLDGQQRLVVKGRFAPKNFEGILRRYINEYVICNGCKSPDTILSKKNRLFFLRCEKCGSGRSVAPIKAGFVARVGSRKAGT, encoded by the exons ATGAGGCCTCCTCAAGTTCTCCGTGAAGGCACAAAGAAAacagtttttgtcaatttcatGGATCTCTGCAAAACTTACATAATTACATCTGTTGGCAAAATCTATTTGATAGTTGACTTAATTAGTTTGTG GATGCGCAGACAACCAGAGCATGTGATGACTTTCTTACTGGCTGAAATGGGAACTAGTGGATCACTTGATGGACAACAAAGATTGGTAGTTAAGGGGAGGTTTGCACCCAAGAATTTTGAGGGAATCCTCCGCCGATATATTA ACGAATATGTCATATGCAATGGCTGCAAAAGTCCCGATACCATCCTTTCAAAGAAAAACCGTCTATTTTTCCTAAGATGTGAAAAG TGTGGCTCTGGGAGATCAGTTGCTCCAATTAAAGCTGGTTTTGTTGCTCGTGTTGGCAGTAGGAAAGCTGGAACTTGA
- the LOC142555092 gene encoding eukaryotic translation initiation factor 2 subunit beta isoform X2, with protein sequence MRPPQVLREGTKKTVFVNFMDLCKTMRRQPEHVMTFLLAEMGTSGSLDGQQRLVVKGRFAPKNFEGILRRYINEYVICNGCKSPDTILSKKNRLFFLRCEKCGSGRSVAPIKAGFVARVGSRKAGT encoded by the exons ATGAGGCCTCCTCAAGTTCTCCGTGAAGGCACAAAGAAAacagtttttgtcaatttcatGGATCTCTGCAAAAC GATGCGCAGACAACCAGAGCATGTGATGACTTTCTTACTGGCTGAAATGGGAACTAGTGGATCACTTGATGGACAACAAAGATTGGTAGTTAAGGGGAGGTTTGCACCCAAGAATTTTGAGGGAATCCTCCGCCGATATATTA ACGAATATGTCATATGCAATGGCTGCAAAAGTCCCGATACCATCCTTTCAAAGAAAAACCGTCTATTTTTCCTAAGATGTGAAAAG TGTGGCTCTGGGAGATCAGTTGCTCCAATTAAAGCTGGTTTTGTTGCTCGTGTTGGCAGTAGGAAAGCTGGAACTTGA
- the LOC142555093 gene encoding pentatricopeptide repeat-containing protein At1g25360 isoform X1, giving the protein MKSSTAVCFNLSQNLRQTTDLGAVANNYAASLHLCCQHGTASYSLAPTVHAHMITSGFVPRKHILNRLIDIYCKCSNLNYAKKLFDKIPQPDVVARTTLIAAYSASREPRSAREVFNETPLRIRDTICYNAMITCYSHNDDGFAAIRVFNEMRENSFIPDNYTYTSVLAALALIADREEHCHQLHCAVVKSGTGLFTSVVNALIAAYVKCASSPVTSSTSLMASARKLLDGMHEKDELTWTTIITGYVKNEDLDSARKVFDGMDEKLVVAWNAMISGYVEKGLVFQVFEMFRKMHSLGINFDDFTYTNILSACADAGLFLHGKEVHAYILRTETKSPGHFLASVSNALITLYWKCGKIYQARHVFDAACIKDLVSWNAILSAYVSAGQIVEASSIFNQMREKNLLSWTVMISGLAQNGSSEEALKLFNQMKSHGLEPCDYAFSGAVISCAILAALEQGRQLHGQLVRLGFDSSLSAGNALITMYSRCGALDAAHKVFLTMPFLDSVSWNAMIAALGQHGHGVQALELFNEMLEENILPDRITFLTVLTACSHAGLVEEGQHNFDVMQKVYAITPGEDHYARLIDLLCRAGELSKAKDVVQSMPFEPAAPVWEALLAGSRLHGNIELGVHAAEQLFEKIPQHDGTYILLANMFATAGKWDEVAKVRKFMRDRGVKKEPGCSWLEVENKVHVFLVDDTVHPEVQAVYSYLKELVVKLRKLGYAPDTKYVLHDMESEQKEYALSTHSEKLAVVFGILKLPRAATIRVFKNLRICGDCHTAFKFMSKVETRKIIVRDRKRFHHFEDGDCSCGDYW; this is encoded by the coding sequence ATGAAAAGTAGCACTGCAGTATGTTTCAACCTTTCTCAGAACCTCCGTCAAACAACGGACCTTGGCGCCGTGGCCAACAACTATGCAGCCAGCCTTCATCTATGCTGCCAACATGGAACTGCCTCCTATTCTCTCGCCCCCACTGTCCACGCTCACATGATAACTTCTGGGTTTGTTCCGCGTAAACATATCCTCAACCGTTTGATCGATATATACTGTAAATGTTCTAATTTGAACTATGCAAAGAAATTGTTCGATAAAATACCTCAACCAGATGTTGTTGCAAGAACTACTTTGATTGCTGCATATTCTGCGTCTCGGGAGCCTAGGTCGGCCAGAGAGGTATTTAATGAAACCCCATTAAGAATTAGAGATACTATTTGTTATAATGCGATGATCACTTGTTATTCTCACAATGACGATGGCTTTGCTGCCATTCGAGTATTTAATGAAATGAGAGAGAATAGTTTTATACCTGATAATTATACTTATACGAGTGTACTGGCAGCGTTGGCACTCATAGCTGATAGAGAAGAGCATTGCCATCAGCTACATTGTGCTGTGGTCAAGTCTGGTACTGGGTTATTTACTTCTGTGGTAAATGCCCTAATAGCCGCTTATGTCAAGTGTGCCTCCTCGCCTGTGACTTCCTCCACGTCATTAATGGCCTCAGCAAGAAAGTTACTTGATGGGATGCATGAGAAGGATGAACTTACATGGACAACGATCATAACAGGGTATGTTAAGAATGAGGATCTTGATTCTGCCCGTAAAGTTTTTGATGGCATGGATGAAAAGTTGGTGGTGGCATGGAATGCTATGATTTCTGGGTACGTGGAGAAAGGATTGGTGTTTCAAGTGTTTGAAATGTTCAGAAAGATGCATTCTTTAGGGATTAACTTTGATGATTTTACCTACACCAATATTCTTAGTGCTTGTGCTGATGCTGGGTTGTTTCTTCATGGTAAAGAGGTTCATGCTTACATCCTACGGACAGAGACAAAATCCCCTGGGCATTTTTTGGCATCTGTAAGCAATGCTCTGATAACCTTATATTGGAAATGTGGGAAAATTTACCAAGCACGACATGTTTTTGACGCAGCTTGCATCAAAGACCTTGTTTCATGGAATGCGATTTTATCAGCCTATGTGAGCGCAGGGCAAATTGTCGAGGCAAGTTCCATTTTCAATCAGATGCGTGAGAAAAATCTGTTATCCTGGACTGTTATGATATCTGGATTAGCACAAAATGGGTCAAGTGAGGAAGCTTTGAAGCTTTTTAATCAAATGAAGTCACATGGACTCGAGCCGTGTGACTATGCATTTTCAGGAGCTGTTATATCTTGTGCTATACTTGCAGCTTTAGAGCAAGGACGTCAGCTCCATGGTCAGCTAGTCCGGCTTGGTTTTGACTCTAGCCTGTCTGCTGGGAATGCTTTAATAACCATGTATTCAAGATGTGGCGCCCTAGATGCTGCCCATAAAGTCTTCCTTACCATGCCTTTTCTTGATTCTGTTTCTTGGAATGCCATGATAGCAGCCCTTGGACAACATGGGCATGGTGTCCAAGCTCTGGAACTTTTCAACGAAATGTTGGAAGAAAACATATTACCCGATCGGATAACCTTTCTTACAGTACTCACTGCTTGTAGTCATGCAGGTTTAGTTGAAGAAGGACAACACAATTTTGACGTAATGCAGAAAGTTTATGCAATTACTCCTGGTGAAGATCATTATGCTCGATTAATTGATCTACTGTGTCGAGCAGGAGAATTGTCAAAAGCCAAAGATGTGGTCCAGTCCATGCCATTTGAGCCTGCAGCCCCAGTTTGGGAAGCTTTACTAGCTGGCAGCCGACTTCATGGTAACATAGAGTTGGGCGTTCATGCTGCTGAACAACTCTTTGAGAAGATCCCACAACATGATGGCACCTATATACTTTTGGCTAACATGTTTGCAACTGCTGGGAAATGGGATGAAGTGGCAAAAGTTCGAAAATTCATGAGGGATCGAGGGGTGAAGAAAGAGCCAGGTTGTAGTTGGCTCGAGGTTGAGAACAAGGTCCATGTATTCTTAGTCGATGACACTGTACACCCTGAGGTCCAAGCGGTATACAGTTATCTGAAGGAGTTAGTAGTGAAGCTAAGGAAATTGGGATATGCCCCTGACACGAAATACGTGTTGCATGATATGGAGTCTGAACAGAAGGAATATGCATTGTCTACTCATAGTGAGAAGCTTGCGGTTGTTTTTGGAATACTGAAACTTCCTCGTGCGGCGACCATTAGAGTCTTCAAAAACCTCCGTATTTGTGGAGATTGTCACACTGCATTCAAGTTCATGTCCAAAGTAGAAACTAGAAAGATCATTGTGAGAGATCGGAAGAGGTTTCATCATTTTGAGGATGGTGATTGTTCTTGTGGTGATTATTGGTGA
- the LOC142555093 gene encoding pentatricopeptide repeat-containing protein At1g25360 isoform X2 produces MKSSTAVCFNLSQNLRQTTDLGAVANNYAASLHLCCQHGTASYSLAPTVHAHMITSGFVPHVVARTTLIAAYSASREPRSAREVFNETPLRIRDTICYNAMITCYSHNDDGFAAIRVFNEMRENSFIPDNYTYTSVLAALALIADREEHCHQLHCAVVKSGTGLFTSVVNALIAAYVKCASSPVTSSTSLMASARKLLDGMHEKDELTWTTIITGYVKNEDLDSARKVFDGMDEKLVVAWNAMISGYVEKGLVFQVFEMFRKMHSLGINFDDFTYTNILSACADAGLFLHGKEVHAYILRTETKSPGHFLASVSNALITLYWKCGKIYQARHVFDAACIKDLVSWNAILSAYVSAGQIVEASSIFNQMREKNLLSWTVMISGLAQNGSSEEALKLFNQMKSHGLEPCDYAFSGAVISCAILAALEQGRQLHGQLVRLGFDSSLSAGNALITMYSRCGALDAAHKVFLTMPFLDSVSWNAMIAALGQHGHGVQALELFNEMLEENILPDRITFLTVLTACSHAGLVEEGQHNFDVMQKVYAITPGEDHYARLIDLLCRAGELSKAKDVVQSMPFEPAAPVWEALLAGSRLHGNIELGVHAAEQLFEKIPQHDGTYILLANMFATAGKWDEVAKVRKFMRDRGVKKEPGCSWLEVENKVHVFLVDDTVHPEVQAVYSYLKELVVKLRKLGYAPDTKYVLHDMESEQKEYALSTHSEKLAVVFGILKLPRAATIRVFKNLRICGDCHTAFKFMSKVETRKIIVRDRKRFHHFEDGDCSCGDYW; encoded by the exons ATGAAAAGTAGCACTGCAGTATGTTTCAACCTTTCTCAGAACCTCCGTCAAACAACGGACCTTGGCGCCGTGGCCAACAACTATGCAGCCAGCCTTCATCTATGCTGCCAACATGGAACTGCCTCCTATTCTCTCGCCCCCACTGTCCACGCTCACATGATAACTTCTGGGTTTGTTCCGC ATGTTGTTGCAAGAACTACTTTGATTGCTGCATATTCTGCGTCTCGGGAGCCTAGGTCGGCCAGAGAGGTATTTAATGAAACCCCATTAAGAATTAGAGATACTATTTGTTATAATGCGATGATCACTTGTTATTCTCACAATGACGATGGCTTTGCTGCCATTCGAGTATTTAATGAAATGAGAGAGAATAGTTTTATACCTGATAATTATACTTATACGAGTGTACTGGCAGCGTTGGCACTCATAGCTGATAGAGAAGAGCATTGCCATCAGCTACATTGTGCTGTGGTCAAGTCTGGTACTGGGTTATTTACTTCTGTGGTAAATGCCCTAATAGCCGCTTATGTCAAGTGTGCCTCCTCGCCTGTGACTTCCTCCACGTCATTAATGGCCTCAGCAAGAAAGTTACTTGATGGGATGCATGAGAAGGATGAACTTACATGGACAACGATCATAACAGGGTATGTTAAGAATGAGGATCTTGATTCTGCCCGTAAAGTTTTTGATGGCATGGATGAAAAGTTGGTGGTGGCATGGAATGCTATGATTTCTGGGTACGTGGAGAAAGGATTGGTGTTTCAAGTGTTTGAAATGTTCAGAAAGATGCATTCTTTAGGGATTAACTTTGATGATTTTACCTACACCAATATTCTTAGTGCTTGTGCTGATGCTGGGTTGTTTCTTCATGGTAAAGAGGTTCATGCTTACATCCTACGGACAGAGACAAAATCCCCTGGGCATTTTTTGGCATCTGTAAGCAATGCTCTGATAACCTTATATTGGAAATGTGGGAAAATTTACCAAGCACGACATGTTTTTGACGCAGCTTGCATCAAAGACCTTGTTTCATGGAATGCGATTTTATCAGCCTATGTGAGCGCAGGGCAAATTGTCGAGGCAAGTTCCATTTTCAATCAGATGCGTGAGAAAAATCTGTTATCCTGGACTGTTATGATATCTGGATTAGCACAAAATGGGTCAAGTGAGGAAGCTTTGAAGCTTTTTAATCAAATGAAGTCACATGGACTCGAGCCGTGTGACTATGCATTTTCAGGAGCTGTTATATCTTGTGCTATACTTGCAGCTTTAGAGCAAGGACGTCAGCTCCATGGTCAGCTAGTCCGGCTTGGTTTTGACTCTAGCCTGTCTGCTGGGAATGCTTTAATAACCATGTATTCAAGATGTGGCGCCCTAGATGCTGCCCATAAAGTCTTCCTTACCATGCCTTTTCTTGATTCTGTTTCTTGGAATGCCATGATAGCAGCCCTTGGACAACATGGGCATGGTGTCCAAGCTCTGGAACTTTTCAACGAAATGTTGGAAGAAAACATATTACCCGATCGGATAACCTTTCTTACAGTACTCACTGCTTGTAGTCATGCAGGTTTAGTTGAAGAAGGACAACACAATTTTGACGTAATGCAGAAAGTTTATGCAATTACTCCTGGTGAAGATCATTATGCTCGATTAATTGATCTACTGTGTCGAGCAGGAGAATTGTCAAAAGCCAAAGATGTGGTCCAGTCCATGCCATTTGAGCCTGCAGCCCCAGTTTGGGAAGCTTTACTAGCTGGCAGCCGACTTCATGGTAACATAGAGTTGGGCGTTCATGCTGCTGAACAACTCTTTGAGAAGATCCCACAACATGATGGCACCTATATACTTTTGGCTAACATGTTTGCAACTGCTGGGAAATGGGATGAAGTGGCAAAAGTTCGAAAATTCATGAGGGATCGAGGGGTGAAGAAAGAGCCAGGTTGTAGTTGGCTCGAGGTTGAGAACAAGGTCCATGTATTCTTAGTCGATGACACTGTACACCCTGAGGTCCAAGCGGTATACAGTTATCTGAAGGAGTTAGTAGTGAAGCTAAGGAAATTGGGATATGCCCCTGACACGAAATACGTGTTGCATGATATGGAGTCTGAACAGAAGGAATATGCATTGTCTACTCATAGTGAGAAGCTTGCGGTTGTTTTTGGAATACTGAAACTTCCTCGTGCGGCGACCATTAGAGTCTTCAAAAACCTCCGTATTTGTGGAGATTGTCACACTGCATTCAAGTTCATGTCCAAAGTAGAAACTAGAAAGATCATTGTGAGAGATCGGAAGAGGTTTCATCATTTTGAGGATGGTGATTGTTCTTGTGGTGATTATTGGTGA